GATGATCATCAGCACCCGCCTCCGGCCGATCCGATCGGAGACATATCCCCACAGCGGGCCGCAGGAGAAGCTCACCCAGCCCATCATCATGTAAAGGCTGCCGGCCATTTCATCCGTGTACCCGCGCTCATTGGCCAGTTGTTCCCGGAAGAACGTCATATAGATGATGTAAGAAAGGCCAAAAGCAATGTACACCAGCCCGATCTGCCATACCGCCCTGGAGCGATAAACCTTGCTCCATTCAAAGACGCCTGGCCGCCGAATCACCGCAGGATCATCATCTTTGAATCCCAGCGGCTTCAAACCCTTCTCGGAAGGTTGATTCCTCAATAGCACCCAGGACAGAAGAGCCAGTGCGATCGTTATGGCGCCGAAAACGTACCAGCAGGCCCTCCATCCCTCATCGTAACGAGAAAGGATTACAGGAACAGTTGTGCCGACCACCACCAACCCCAGCGAAGACCCACTGACAATCACTCCCGAAGCGACGCCGAGCCTGCGAGGCGCCACCCAAGAGGCCACCAACCCGACTACAGGGATATTGCCCGCGCCACTGCCCATACCGGTGAGCAACTGAGCAGCCATCACAGCCGTAAATCCATTGGCCATGCCGGTGAAGATCATGCCTGTGCCAGCCACAGCCAATCCGCCAGCAATGACAGCTCTGGGTCCAAAGCGTGTAGCGAGGGCTCCGCCGATCACCGAAAGGGCCAGATAACCGAGCAGACTGGCGGTAATGATCGCTCCGGCTTCGGTATTGCCGATGTCCAAGCCCTCTTTCATCTCCGGCAGCACCATCGCGTAACCGAAGCGCGCCAGTCCCAGAGAGCCGAACACCGCCAGCATCCCCATGCCCAGCATGAGCCAGCCGTAGTGAAATCGAGGGGAAGAAGTGGTCATTAAATGAATTTATCCTTGGAATCGCTTCGGAGGTTTCCGTTCCCATTCGATCCTTCGACAAGCTCAGGATGAACGGAGACGAGCAAAT
The Dehalococcoidia bacterium genome window above contains:
- a CDS encoding MFS transporter, giving the protein MTTSSPRFHYGWLMLGMGMLAVFGSLGLARFGYAMVLPEMKEGLDIGNTEAGAIITASLLGYLALSVIGGALATRFGPRAVIAGGLAVAGTGMIFTGMANGFTAVMAAQLLTGMGSGAGNIPVVGLVASWVAPRRLGVASGVIVSGSSLGLVVVGTTVPVILSRYDEGWRACWYVFGAITIALALLSWVLLRNQPSEKGLKPLGFKDDDPAVIRRPGVFEWSKVYRSRAVWQIGLVYIAFGLSYIIYMTFFREQLANERGYTDEMAGSLYMMMGWVSFSCGPLWGYVSDRIGRRRVLMIIYTLHAAAFSLFGLWTMPNGFMISAILFGLTAWSIPAIMTAMCGEMMGAQMAPATLGFITLFFGVGQALGPIIAGGMADAAGSLLPAYLFAAGVAAIGAIGASRLKPASAASSDP